In Bradyrhizobium sp. 200, the sequence CAATTCGGGCCGGTCGCGAAACGTCACTATTCTCAGTTCGCTAGTTAATTAAGAAGGCCATATCAAGCAGCCGGGCGAGGCGGACGCCGGCTTTTTGCAGTTGCTCTTTCACGATCGACTCATTTGCATCAAGATATCGCGCGCTGACGTTTAGTGCGCCGCTCGTCATCTCGCATGCTGGTCCGTTCAAGACGCAGTACATTGTTCGGGGATTTTTGGAGATCGCAAAGGATTCGTTCGCCCAATCGCGCGCTACGGAAGCATTCCATTCCATTTTCATCTCAGGAGTGATTACCGCCAAGAGATCGGTTGCCGCCTCCGACGCGTCGGGACCGACCGCATATTGAACAAGGCAAGTATCCCAGACCGCGTGGAGATTTCCCGCACACTGACCGCTTGTCTTAACTGTGTTACCGCCTTTGTCATCCAGGAACGAGACGTGCAGGGGCTGATGTATATCGCCGACCCAGTGTCCTAACGATTTCAGCGCGACCAACCTGCTCGCATCAGTCTGCTCTTTTGCCTGGAGAATTTTGAAATCGTACAGGATCGCGGTAAGCACGCATGCGTCAGCCTGCGGGCACCCGTCCGAGGTAAGTCCTTTGGAATTCCGCGGTTGATTCAGGAAATGCTCGGCCGCGCGTATACGCGGATGATCCGGATAGATGCAGGAGTCGGAAAAGGTCTTGAACTCACTATCCAACTGCATTAGCCGATTGATAGCGGCTCGCGTGTCCGGCTGCACCAAGCGGAAAGCAATCTCACAAATGACTTTGTGGCCCAGATCACCCCAGGCGCGAGCCTCGC encodes:
- a CDS encoding S1/P1 nuclease, which produces MRKLHYRTCYLLAILAFISLGGEARAWGDLGHKVICEIAFRLVQPDTRAAINRLMQLDSEFKTFSDSCIYPDHPRIRAAEHFLNQPRNSKGLTSDGCPQADACVLTAILYDFKILQAKEQTDASRLVALKSLGHWVGDIHQPLHVSFLDDKGGNTVKTSGQCAGNLHAVWDTCLVQYAVGPDASEAATDLLAVITPEMKMEWNASVARDWANESFAISKNPRTMYCVLNGPACEMTSGALNVSARYLDANESIVKEQLQKAGVRLARLLDMAFLIN